One Kineococcus aurantiacus genomic window carries:
- a CDS encoding DUF6286 domain-containing protein — MSHQLSTSTDDPAGAPSGEPMRAAGQKSGSGPIGVVGPVLALLLTAAGVVLLREALVAAGAVTGSPWLPTVAENLRGFAPAAWLIPVGVVVALIGLWLMVTALRPRSRKTLPLVSRTGVFLHTRDVARLASAAARDVSGVLEASSAATRRKVDVTVRATAGDGIREAVTSEVGERLSALRSPLRVSVHVRTPHSTSRHERQEN; from the coding sequence GTGAGCCACCAGCTCAGCACGTCGACCGACGACCCCGCCGGTGCCCCGTCGGGTGAACCCATGCGCGCTGCCGGCCAGAAGAGCGGCAGCGGGCCGATCGGCGTGGTCGGTCCCGTCCTGGCGCTGCTGCTGACCGCGGCCGGCGTCGTCCTGCTGCGCGAAGCCCTCGTCGCCGCCGGTGCCGTCACCGGATCGCCGTGGCTGCCCACCGTCGCCGAGAACCTGCGGGGTTTTGCCCCGGCCGCGTGGTTGATCCCCGTCGGCGTCGTGGTCGCCCTCATCGGCCTGTGGTTGATGGTCACGGCCCTGCGCCCGCGTTCCCGCAAGACGCTGCCCCTGGTCTCGCGGACGGGGGTCTTCCTGCACACCCGCGACGTCGCCCGCCTGGCCTCGGCAGCGGCCCGCGACGTCTCCGGCGTGCTGGAGGCCTCCTCGGCCGCCACCCGCCGCAAGGTCGACGTCACGGTGCGCGCCACGGCCGGTGACGGCATCCGCGAAGCGGTCACGAGCGAGGTCGGCGAGCGGCTGTCCGCGCTGCGCTCGCCGTTGCGGGTGTCGGTCCACGTCCGCACTCCCCACAGCACGTCCCGGCACGAGAGGCAGGAGAACTGA
- a CDS encoding DUF2382 domain-containing protein yields MAHHFTPDNLFGATVTGNDGDKIGKVEDVYLDNDSGQPEWVSVKTGLFGSNLSLIPLAEASHSGDTLTVPFTKAKVKDAPHHDPGHELSESDEAELYRYYGVSGYSSYDQTSTTTTGTTGTTTGTTGVGTGVGTDAEYDTTRGADHEATNADYDTTRGAGHDTSGPNTDDAMTRSREELRVGTETREAGRARLRKYITSENVTRTVPVSHEEVRVTREPITEANRGAALSGGDLTEEEHEVVLTEERAVAAKETVPVERVRLDTETVQGEETVQAEVREEHIDLDADQGITHGERGTRGTDRS; encoded by the coding sequence ATGGCTCACCACTTCACCCCCGACAACCTCTTCGGCGCGACCGTGACCGGCAACGACGGCGACAAGATCGGCAAGGTCGAGGACGTCTACCTGGACAACGACTCCGGCCAGCCGGAGTGGGTCTCGGTCAAGACCGGGCTGTTCGGCAGCAACCTCTCGCTCATCCCGCTGGCCGAAGCCAGCCACAGCGGCGACACCCTGACCGTCCCCTTCACCAAGGCCAAGGTCAAGGACGCCCCCCACCACGACCCCGGCCACGAGCTCAGCGAGAGCGACGAGGCCGAGCTGTACCGCTACTACGGCGTCAGCGGCTACTCCAGCTACGACCAGACCAGCACCACCACGACCGGCACCACCGGCACCACGACCGGCACCACGGGTGTCGGCACGGGTGTGGGCACGGACGCGGAGTACGACACCACCCGCGGCGCGGACCACGAGGCGACGAACGCGGACTACGACACCACCCGCGGCGCCGGGCACGACACCTCCGGGCCCAACACCGACGACGCGATGACCCGCTCGCGCGAGGAGCTGCGCGTGGGCACCGAGACCCGCGAGGCCGGCCGGGCGCGGCTGCGCAAGTACATCACCAGCGAGAACGTCACCCGCACCGTCCCGGTCTCCCACGAGGAGGTCCGCGTCACCCGCGAGCCGATCACCGAGGCCAACCGCGGTGCGGCGCTGTCCGGTGGGGACCTGACCGAGGAGGAGCACGAGGTCGTCCTGACCGAGGAGCGGGCCGTGGCGGCCAAGGAGACCGTCCCGGTCGAGCGGGTGCGCCTGGACACCGAGACCGTCCAGGGTGAGGAGACCGTGCAGGCCGAGGTGCGCGAGGAGCACATCGACCTCGACGCCGACCAGGGCATCACCCACGGCGAGCGCGGCACCCGCGGTACCGACCGCTCCTGA
- a CDS encoding DUF2382 domain-containing protein, whose translation MVLSAEVLSTGTVRVPVERVRVAKRIVHTTRTIEVPVRVEELVVTREAVQATADPATGFEPVPGAGPTEVVLVLHEEVPQVSLRVQPVEVVRIGVVTVAGEELVRTELRTEVAEVEALGDVVLEGVETTGTDQR comes from the coding sequence GTGGTCTTGTCGGCGGAGGTGCTGAGCACGGGCACGGTCCGGGTACCGGTCGAGCGGGTCCGGGTGGCCAAGCGGATCGTGCACACGACCCGCACGATCGAGGTGCCGGTGCGGGTGGAGGAGCTGGTGGTGACCCGGGAGGCCGTGCAGGCCACGGCCGACCCGGCCACCGGGTTCGAACCGGTACCGGGTGCCGGCCCCACCGAGGTGGTCCTCGTGCTGCACGAGGAGGTGCCCCAGGTGAGCCTGCGGGTGCAACCGGTGGAGGTCGTCCGCATCGGCGTCGTCACGGTCGCCGGGGAAGAACTCGTGCGAACTGAGCTGCGCACGGAGGTCGCCGAGGTCGAAGCGCTCGGTGACGTAGTACTCGAAGGGGTCGAAACCACCGGCACCGATCAGCGCTGA
- a CDS encoding aquaporin yields MASGSRGLFGSQAGENVARAGAAELVGTFVLVLAGGATSVAAATTNPSVYDLFTIVAAFGLALTALVAGLGHVSGCHLNPAVTVGLAVTHRFPWRAVPVYVLAQLAGAVLASLATWAVHSGSGPSVVRASATVPAPGVSSGRAFFIEALITFVLVLVIIAVATDDRAPAAAAPLAVGAALAVCIFIAAPLTGGAVNPARAFGPAVVSGTFSGLWLYLLAPLVGGVVAAVCYDKLLAPAHAPEQAPAE; encoded by the coding sequence GTGGCGTCCGGCTCCCGTGGCCTGTTCGGCAGCCAGGCCGGCGAGAACGTCGCCCGCGCCGGTGCCGCTGAACTCGTCGGCACCTTCGTGCTCGTGCTGGCCGGTGGCGCGACCTCGGTCGCCGCGGCCACCACGAACCCCTCGGTGTACGACCTGTTCACCATCGTCGCCGCCTTCGGCCTCGCGCTGACGGCGCTGGTGGCCGGCCTGGGGCACGTCTCGGGCTGCCACCTCAACCCGGCGGTCACCGTGGGGCTCGCGGTCACCCACCGGTTCCCGTGGCGGGCGGTACCGGTCTACGTGCTGGCCCAGCTGGCCGGCGCGGTCCTGGCCTCCCTGGCCACCTGGGCCGTGCACAGCGGTTCCGGTCCCTCGGTGGTGCGCGCCTCCGCCACCGTCCCGGCGCCGGGGGTCTCCTCCGGACGGGCCTTCTTCATCGAGGCCCTGATCACCTTCGTGCTGGTGCTGGTCATCATCGCCGTCGCCACCGACGACCGGGCCCCCGCGGCCGCGGCTCCCCTGGCGGTGGGTGCGGCGCTGGCGGTGTGCATCTTCATCGCGGCCCCGCTCACCGGCGGGGCGGTGAACCCCGCCCGCGCGTTCGGTCCGGCCGTCGTCTCGGGCACCTTCAGCGGCCTGTGGCTGTACCTGCTGGCTCCCCTGGTCGGCGGGGTCGTCGCCGCGGTCTGCTACGACAAGCTCCTCGCTCCCGCTCACGCCCCGGAACAAGCCCCGGCCGAGTGA
- a CDS encoding NAD(P)-binding domain-containing protein, whose product MQIGIIGSGNIGRAFAGHLVRGGHDVVLSNSSGPESLRPLVEQLGGAARAGTVEEAATRDVVVLAVPSAAAGGIADSVPDWGGRILVDATNDFSAPVPGPGEPTSSELLAGRARGARVVKTGNHMGAADLAADSAREDGNVVLFLSGDDTDAKQVLTGLFEDLDFVVVDLGALGPGSRLQQFPGGPLAGRAFLTLPL is encoded by the coding sequence GTGCAGATCGGGATCATCGGCAGCGGGAACATCGGCAGGGCTTTCGCCGGTCACCTCGTCCGCGGCGGCCACGACGTCGTCCTCAGCAACAGCAGCGGGCCGGAGAGCCTGCGCCCACTCGTCGAGCAGCTCGGTGGTGCCGCCCGCGCCGGCACCGTCGAGGAGGCCGCGACCCGGGACGTCGTCGTGCTGGCCGTGCCCAGCGCCGCCGCCGGCGGCATCGCCGACTCCGTGCCCGACTGGGGCGGGCGCATCCTGGTCGACGCGACCAACGACTTCTCGGCTCCGGTGCCGGGACCGGGGGAACCGACCAGCAGTGAACTCCTCGCCGGGCGTGCCCGTGGTGCGCGCGTGGTCAAGACCGGCAACCACATGGGAGCCGCGGACCTGGCGGCCGACTCCGCCCGTGAGGACGGGAACGTCGTCCTCTTCCTCTCGGGTGACGACACCGACGCCAAGCAGGTGCTCACCGGCCTGTTCGAGGACCTCGACTTCGTCGTCGTCGACCTGGGCGCGCTGGGACCGGGCAGCCGTCTGCAGCAGTTCCCCGGGGGACCGCTGGCCGGGCGCGCCTTCCTGACCCTGCCCCTCTGA